The genomic interval CCCCGGCAAGAGCCGGGAGACGGTCGAGACCGAGCTCAAGCGGGCCCTGGGCGTCAAGAAGGTGATCTGGCTCGCCGGAGTGCGCGGCCAGGACATCACCGACGCGCACGTCGACAGCCTCGTACGGTTCACCGCACCCGGTGTGGTGCTGCTGGACAAGGCGTTCCCCGGCTCCCCCGCCGACGTCTGGTCACGCTCCGCCGACCAGGCCAGGTCCGTCCTGGCCAAGGCCACCGACGCCCGCGGGAAACGCCTGGAGGTCATCGACCTGCCGCAGCCCGACCCCGGCCGGATCACCGGCACCGGGGACGACTTCGTCTCCACGTACGCCAACTTCTACGTGGCCAACGACGCCGTGTTCATGCCGGAGTTCGGCGACAAACGCGCCGACGACCGGGCCCGCGGGATCCTCAAGGAACACTTCCCCGGCCGTGACGTCGTGCCGGTGACCATCGACACCATCGCCGCCGGTGGCGGCGGCATCCACTGCTCGACCCACGACCAGCCGGGCAAAGCCCCGGCCCGGTGAGCGGGCGTACCCGTCACGACGGGTGCGCGGCGAGGGCGTGGGGCACGGCACCGCCGCGACGGACCGGGCCCGCCTCCGTTCGAGCGCGCCGGTCCGCCAGACGCCTTTCGCCGCCGCGGCCCGGCATCCGGCGCAGGGGGGAAACCAGGTCGCGGGGGTCGTGGTGAGGTCTGTGCCGCCCGGCTGTGGCCGGAGGGTCTGTACCGCCCGCTGTAGCCGGATCGCGGGGGCCGCCGGTTCCCACGCTCAGTCCTCCCAGGGCCAGTGGGCGTCCCGGCCGCTTTCCAGCAGCGGCACCATGCGGAACGCCGCGTCGGTGAGGCCGCCGAAGGTGTGCCGGTCGGCGGATCCCGACGGGCCGTGGCCGGGGCGGTAGCCGGCCAGGTTCCAGGTGTAGACCGGGATGCGGGCCGGGACCTGCTCGGTCGGGTCGCCCGCGCGGTGGTAGGAGGCCTGTTCGTCGGTGACGATCAGGACCCGGTCGTGGCCGCGGTAGTGCCGGCGTACCGCCTCGGTGGTGTCGGTGCCGCCGAGGCTCCCGAACCGCTCGAGCACCTTCAGGACGGACTCGCCCGCGCGGTAGGTCACGGGGGCGCTGGTGGTGCCGAACTCGACGAGGTCGGCGTCGGCGGCGCGCATCGCGACGGCCGTGCCGAAGATGGCGGCGGCGTCCGCGCGGTTGAGCTGGGAACGGTCGGACAGCGGTGACCACATGGAGCCCGAGCGGTCGACCAGGACCAGGGTCCGGCCGGGCAGGCGGGGCACGTTCTCCAGCGAGTGGGCCAGGGCCCGCTCCAGCGGGTAGGCCCAGCGCAGCGAGGGGGCGTGCTGGTAGGCGGCCAGGTAGCGGAAGGGGAACTGCCGGGAGCGGGCGACCTCCTCGGGGTCGGCGATCCGGGCGGCCACCTGCTGGGCCGCCTGGTCGGACACTCCGGCCTCGTCGAAGTTCCGCAGGTTGCGGACCAGGGCCATGGTGCCCATGGAGGGGATGACGGCTTCCCAGGCCGCCGCGTCCATCGGGCCTTGCAGCCACCCGGCCAGCGCCTCCCAGGTCATGCCCGCCGCGGCGAGCCGCTCGGCGCCGCCGGCGCCGGTGACCACGGCCCGCCGCTCCGCCACGGGCATGGTCATCAGCGCGCGGTGCGCGGTGAGGGTGCGGTCGGCGGCGGGCGGGGTGGCGGTGTCCGGGTTGTGGCGGCGGTCCAGGGCGTACTGGAACAGCGGTCCCTGCCACGGCTTGTCCGGGTCGGGGGTGAGGTGGACGAGGTTGAGGACGTCGCCGAAGCGGTAGCCCTTGGAGGTGGTGTCGTACTTCAGGAGGTTGCGGCCGGTGTACAGGCGCTTGACGGCGTCGGCGATGCCGCGCTTGACGGGCTTGGGTACGTTCCGGCCGTAGGCGGAGGTCCAGTAGGCCAGCATCTCGCCGGGCTCGTCCGCGCGGCGCAGTACGGAGTCGACGACCTGGCGGTTGGCGGGGCCTTCGGTGGTGCCGGCGTCGAGGCGGGCCTTGACGTATTCGGCGGCGCCGACGAGGGAGGCGGTGCGCATCCGGCCGTCGCCGCGCAGCCACGCCAGGAGGCCGGCGGTCCAGGCCGGATCCTCGACGGCGAGCTTGCGCACGAGCGCCGCGAACCGGTCGTCACGGCCGGTGCCGCTCTCGTGGTAGGTCTGCTGGGAGACGAAGTTGGCGACCGCGAGCAGGAACAGCTCGGAGCGGTCGTCGCGCGTGTGCCCCTTGCCGCCGAGGTGGGTGCGGGTGCGCCCGGCCGTGGTCACGGGCGAGACGGGCCCGGCCGCCTTGGGGGCCCGGGTGTTGAAGCGTGCCATGGTGAATTCCCCCGAATTCGTCCGGGGAAGCACGGCACAGGGGCGTCCGAGATCACAAGGGTCGGCGACGGTACAGACAGCTGCTCTGCCTGACTGAGCTACACCAGCCGTAGCTGGGACGGGATTCGAACCCGCGACCGGCCGTTCCAGGAAGTAACCGTCACCTGCGCACCGGACGCCCCGGTGCCGCGCCTCCCGAGTTCAAAGTGGCCACGGCATGGATTCGAACACATCGAAGTAGCCGTGGCCCGCGCACCGGGAGGTGCGTGAAGCTTATGTGTCCAGAGTTCACAGCGACGGAACCGACAAGGTGCTCTGTCCCCTGAGCTACACCGGCCTGTGTGCCGGTGGCGGGATTCGAACCCGCGGCCTCCCGATTGAGAGTCGAAGTAGGTCCCGTCTTCGCACCTGGACGCCGCTCACTCTAGGAGGGCGGGTGTACCGGGCGCCAAGGGTTTTTGTGCCGGGCTATGTCCTGGGCCGAGGGTGCCGCCCAAACCGGTGACAGGGCAAGGGGAACGGGCATCTAGGACACTCCCTGTCCACGTTGGTGTCCAGCGTGGCCGGTGAGCGCGCCCCGGTGACCGGTAGGGCGGTCCGTTTCGGGGCAGCGGAGCGCGTGGCAGGGCCGCACGAGCGGCCCGCGCGGTCCGAAAGGTACATGGACGAGCACGACGACGTTGATCACTGGGGCGAACAAGGGGCTCGCCGGTGACCGGCCGGGGAGAGGGGCTGGAGCCTCCCGGCCGAGGTGGCGGGGGCCGCCGGCGCGAGGTGCGGCATCACGTGGTCAGCGTGCCTCCCGCCACATCGACCACAGGGTCGGGCCGCCCCCGGGGACGTGGATCTCGCCGCGCACGGTGAACCCGAACCGCTCGTAGAAGCCGATGTTGGTCTCCTTCGACGATTCGAGGTGGGTGGGCAGTCCGGCCGCGTCCGCCTTGGCCAGGCCCGAGAGGAGGAGGGCGGCGCCATGGCCGTTGCCCTGGGCCGCCGGGTCGGCGCCGAGCACCGCGAGGTACCAGTGGGGTTCCTGGGGGGTTTCCTTGCCGACCAGTTCCAGCATTTCTCCCAGCCGGGCCATGTTCTCGCCCAGCAGCCCGTTGATGCGGGCCAGCGTCTCCTCGTCGGGGTGCTGCTCGACGGTGCCGGGCGGTGTCCAGAAGGCGGCTGCGGCGTCGGTGCGTTCGCAGTGGCCGAGGGGGGCGTACTTGTGCGTGAGCATGACGTCGAACCACTGGGCGAGACGGTCCGCGCGCCCTTCCTCGTCGGGGAAGAGCCACAGCATCATCGGGTCGTCCGCGAAGGCGCGGGCCAGGGTGCGTGTGATCTCGAGGGTGTCGCCGGTCTTGATCGGCTTGGGTGTGTTGGGTGAGCGCATGCGGCCAAGGTAGGTTCCAAGATCTTTCCGGCGCATCGGTCGTTCTACCGATGCCCGGGGTGCTCGGGGCCGGCCGTTGCACGGCACGGTCAGCGCGGGATGAACCCCCAGGCGGCGACAGGAGCTGCTCCGTCTCCCGGCCGTCCCCTGGCCTCTGTCGCACCGGGGCAGGGAGGCATACCGTCCGTTGATCCTGGAGAACAGCTGCCGGGCGTTCCCGGGGCCAGCCCGGTTCACCCGTAGGGCGCGCTTTCGAACAGGTGCGAATGCCGTGGGTCGCCCGGGCAAACGCCGGGCGGGGCAAGGTCACTGCATCGGGGTAATATTTATGGTTTTTCAGGGGCTGCTGGGCGTAGGGCCGTTACTGTTCCCCAGCCAGGATCTGGACGGATTGCCGGGCATTCACCCGCTTTTATCCTCTTTCGCCAGTGACGCGTACTTACGCCGATCGCCGCCCCTACGAAGGAGAGCACACCTGTGAGCGTTGGCACCGGTCCGAACGCGCGGCTGGAGCCGCCCGGGCCGCCCGGCCCGGGGGCGCCGGCCGTCCGCGGCCGCCCTGCCGCCACGGTGAGTCCGCCCCGAGGACCTGCGCGACGGCCATGACAGCCCGGCCGCGCCCGCCCGACCGGGCGTGCCCGGGATCACCCCGCGTCACCGAGGAGTCAAGGAGCTACGGATGCCCGATCCCAGGCCTTCCCCTCCGCCGTCGAGCCTGCCGGCCGCCGACGGCGCCCGGCCGCCCGGCCCGCCTTCCCTGACCGTCCTGCCCTTCCTCGCCGCCCCCGGCGCGGAGGCCGTGGCCGCGCCCGAGGACGGCCCGGGTGACGTACCGGCCTCCGAGCAGGTACGGGAGAGCACCGCGGCGGTGGGGCGGCCTAGCCCTGTGCTGGAACGGATCCTGCGCGGGCCCAGCGGTCTGGGCACGGCGGGCCTGCACCTGGCCCGGCGCGAGGAGCCCGCGCCGCCCGTGCCCGAGGCGCCGGAGGCGGCAGAGACGCCAAAGGCGGGCAATCCGATCCCGGGCCTCTACCACCACCCGGTCGCCGAGCCCGACCCCGTACGGGTGGAGGAGGTCAGCCGCCGGATCAAGGCCTGGGCGCTGGACGAGGTCGAGCTGTACCCCGAGGAGTGGGAGGACCAGTTCGACGGCTTCTCCGTCGGGCGCTACATGGTGGCCTGCCACCCGGACGCTCCCACCGTCGACCACCTGATGCTCGCCACCCGGCTGATGGTCGCCGAGAACGCGGTCGACGACTGCTACTGCGAGGACCACGGCGGCTCGCCCATCGGCCTCGGCGGACGCCTGCTGCTGGCGCACACCGCCCTCGACGCCCTCCACACCACGCAGGAGTACCAGCCGCAGTGGGCGCAGTCGCTCCACGCGGACGCGCCGCGGCGTGCCTACCGCTCCGCCATGGAGTACCTGCTCCGTCAGTCCAGCCCGTCCCAGGCCGACCGGTTCCGGCACGACATGGCCCGTCTGCACATGGGGTACCTCGCCGAGGCGGCCTGGGCCCAGACGGAGTACATGCCCGAGGTGTGGGAGTACCTGGCGATGCGGCAGTTCAACAACTTCCGCCCCTGCCCCACCATCACCGACACCGTCGGCGGCTACGAACTCCCCGCCGACCTGCACGCTCAGCCCGACATGCAGCGGGTCATCGCGCTCGCCGGGAACGCCACCACCATCGTCAACGACCTGTACTCCTACACCAAGGAACTCGCCAGTCCCGGCCGTCACTTGAACCTGCCCGTGGTGATCGCCGAACGGGAGGGCCTCTCCGAGCGGGATGCCTACCTGAAGGCGGTCGAGGTCCACAACAGCCTCATGCGCGACTTCGAAGCCGAGGCCGCCGCGCTGGCCGCGGCCTGCCCCGTCCCGAGCGTGCTGCGCTTCCTGCGGGGAGTGGCCGTGTGGGTCGACGGCAACCACTACTGGCACCAGACCAACACCTATCGCTACAGCCTGCCCGATTTCTGGTAAGGACGGTACGTATCCGTGACCAGCACCAACCACGTCGCTCCCGCCGCCCCCGTGTTCATCCCCGCCCCGGCGACGCCCTATCAGGGGGACATCGCCCGTTACTGGGACCACGAGGCCAGGCCCGTGAACCTGCGGCTCGGCGATGTCGACGGCCTCTACCACCACCACTACGGCATCGGCGACATCGACCGGGCCGCCCTCGGGGACAGCGAGGACAGCGAGTACGAGAAGAAACTGATCGCCGAGCTCCACCGCCTGGAGTCGGCGCAGGCCGAGCTCCTCCTGGACCACCTCGGCGCGATCCAGCGCGAGGACACCCTCGTGGACGCCGGCTGCGGCCGCGGCGGTTCGATGGTCATGGCTCACCAGCGCTTCGGCTGCCACGTCGAGGGCGTCACCCTGTCGGCCAAGCAGGCCGACTTCGCCAACCGGCGCGCCGGCGAACTGGGCATCGAGGACCACGTCCACGCCCGCGTGTGCAACATGCTCAGCACGCCCTTCGAGACCGGGCAGGCCGCGGCCTCGTGGAACAACGAGTCGAGCATGTACGTCGACCTGCACGACCTCTTCGCCGAGCACTCCCGCATCCTCGCGGTCGGCGGCCGCTACGTGACCATCACCGGTTGCTGGAACCCGCGTTACGGCCAGCCCTCCAAGCGGATCTCCCAGATCAACGCGCACTTCGAGTGCAACATCCACTCCCGCCGGGAGTACCTGCGCGCCATGGCCGACAACCGTCTCGTACCGCAGGCCGTCATCGACCTGACGCCCGCGGCCCTGCCCTACTGGGAGCTGCGGGCCACGTCTTCGCTGGTCACCGGCATCGAGGAGGCGTTCATCAACTCGTACAAGGACGGCTCCTTCCAGTACGTCCTGATCGCGGCCGACCGCGTCTGACCGGCCACCGGACGGAAAAAGGGCCGGGCCCCTCGCCTGAGGGGCCCGGCCCTTGGCCTGAGGGAGCCGCCCCGGACGTACCCCACGTCCCGGGAGCCCAGGGGGAACCCGGGACGGGACGTACCGGCCCGGGCCCTCCGTGAAGGCGATGGGCAGCGGGCGGCCGGTGCCGGCCGGTGAGTGGCGCAGGGGCGGGAGGGTTCATCCGTACGGCCGGTGGTGTCGTGGGACGCGTGGGCATGGGCCGCTGTGGCTGGGGCGCGCATTGTGCGCCGGGGGGTGTCCGAGTGCGTCGGGGGGTGGCTGTCGGCCCCCGGAGGCGTAGGGGCCGGGGTGGATCCGGTGCCGCGTCCGGGTAGCCCCGAAAGGTGGGGCGAGAGTGGTGAAAAGGGGGTGCCGCTTGGGGTCTTGCTCCGGGGCCGGGCACCCGCGGGAGGCTCGCCGTGGCCGTACTGGACACGATCACCCGGTATGCCGCCGTCGTCATCGCCGTGTTCACCGGCGTCTACAACGTCTCGCTTCTCGTCCTGGGCGTCGTCCTCGCCCGCCGCGCCGACGGTTCCCTGCGCGGGCAGCTGAGGCCGGCGCGGGGGCGGCGGCCGGTCGCGCTGCCGGCCGGCTGGAGCGTCTTCGTCCTGGTTCCGTGCCTGAACGAGGAGCGTGTCATCGCCAACACGCTGCGCTGCCTGCTCGAAGGGCAGCCGGGGGTGCGGATCGTCGTCGACGACGGCAGTGACGACGCCACCGCCCGCCTCGCGCGCGCCGTGGGCGGTGGCCGTCTCACGCTGGTCCGCAGGACGCCGCCCGGCGGGGCAAGGGCGCCGCCCTCAACGCCGGGCTGCGCACGGTGCGCGAGCACGCCAGGAGGGAGGGCCTGGACCCGGGGAGGGTGCTGGTGTGTGTGCTGGACGCCGACGGGCGGATGACGCCGGGCGCCGCGAGCCGGGTGACGGAGCGGTTCCTGGACCCGGCGGTGGGCGGGGCCCAGCTGGCGGTGCGCATCCGCGGCAGACATCGCTGGGCGTTGCGGTTGCAGGATCTCGAGTTCTGGGCGCTGAGCGCGCTGACCCAGTTCGGCCGGATCGCCACGGGCACGGTGAGCATGGGCGGCAACGGTCAGTTCAGCCGGCTCTCCGCCCTCGACAGCGTCGGGCCGTGCCCCTGGTCGGACTCCCTGACCGAGGACCTCGACCTGGGCATCAGCCTCGCGGCCCGGGGCTGGACGGTCACCTCCACCACCACGGCCTTCGTCTCCCAGCAGGGGCTGACCTGCCCGCGGCGCCTGCTGCGTCAGCGCACCCGCTGGTACCACGGCCACATGAGCGCCATCAGGCGCCTGCCGGAACTGTGGGCCCGGCCCTCGGTCGGCCTGGCGGGCCGCGTCGAGCTCACCGGCTACCTGCTCGTCCCGTACCTCGTCACCCTTCCCGCCTCCCTCGTCCAGAACTACGCGCTCGCGCGCGCGTGGTGCGGGGACGATGCCGGGATGCCCCGCCTGGTGCACGGCGCGGTGTGGCTGAACGTCCTGGCCTGGCAGTCGCTGCCGTTGGCCGCCTACCTGGTGTCGATGGTGCTGTACTGGCGCCGCACCGACGATCTGCCGTTGTGGAAGGCGGTCTGCTGGTCCCCCGCCGTGATGGTGTGCATGTACCTCGGTTTCGCGGCCGGTTGGTGCGCTGTGTGGCAGATCCTCGCCCGGCGCAGGCACTGGGCCAAGACCGAACGCGCGGTGGAGGGGCCCGTCATGAGCGGGGCGGCCGCGGGCGGGCGGGAAGGCGGTGGGGGGCTGTCCTGACGGCTGGGCGGGAGCGGTCCGCGGAGGCGTGGGTGGCTTCATGCGGCCGGAAATGCGGCAGGGCCCGGATCCGTCCGGATCCGGGCCCTGCTCCAGCAGTAGCGGGGACAGGATTTGAACCTGCGACCTCTGGGTTATGAGCCCAGCGAGCTACCGAGCTGCTCCACCCCGCGTCGGTAGTCCCCACCGTACGCCATCGCGGCGGGTACCGGAGACCACTTTCCGCTCGGGTGAGGCGCTTCTTGCGGGCGAGAGGGGGCTGAGCACCGGCTGCCGCCGTCGTGGGCGGGCGTGGCGCGGGGGTTCTACGCGGCGAAGCCGATGTTGGTGACGTACTCGTACTGGCCCCACTGGCTGCCGAGGTCCGGGAGGACATCGGTGGTCCAGGCGGTGTCGAGGGCCGGGTGGTCGCCCGCCGCCCAGGGGATGACGATCTTGTCCCAGCGGCGGATGTTCATGGTGCGGTACTCCACGACCCGCTGGAGCGGGCGGGGGACCTGGGACTGGTTGAAGGGGTGGATCTCCACCCGTGTCCCGCCGTTGGCGTTGAGGCGCTTGAGGAGGTGCCGGGCGACGTTCTGGCGGCGCACCGCCCGGTAGGCGGCGTCGATGCGCTCCAGGTTGGCCTTCGTCGGGCGGCGCCTGCCCTCCAGCCACGCCTTCAGGGTCCGGTCGGTGACCGTCAGGCCGGCGTTCCTGGCGGCCTGACGGCTCTTGGCCGACTTCGTCAGGTAGTGCAGGCGCGCGGTCAGGCCGCGCTTGGCGGTGACGGGGGTGGCGATACCGCCCGCGAGTTCGTCGAGCTTGCGGGCGACGGCCTCGCTGCCCTTGATGCCCCGGGCGCCGAACTTCCCGAATTCGATGTTCTCCTGCGGCACTACTCCTCCCCCTCCCCCGCGGTGCCGGCGGTGTAGGTGTCCTTGACCTTGACTTCGGTAACGCCGCGGCCTTCGGGGAAGACACGCCGCCAGTCGCCGATGACGTGGAGCTCGTCGGTGCCCATCGCGCGGACGACCGTGAGGCCCTCGTCGTGGGCCTTGAGGGCCTTCAGCCACAGGTTCGCGAACGCCTGGGAGCGGATGATGTGCATCCAGTCCGGGCGGTAGAGCTCCCGGTTGTAGTTCGACTCCCCCATCGTGGAGACGAACTTGGAGTACATCGCCTTCACGTATTCGAGTGTCACCTCGTCGTCCCGCTCGATCGCGGTGTCGCGGGCGTCCTTGAGCGCGATGCGGAACTTCTCCAGCAGGTTCTCCGTCGCCCCGGAGGTGTACGACTCGTGGACCTCCGGCGGGGCGCACAGCCCGTACCTCGGACCCGACAGGCGCAGCAGGAGGCGCAGGGTGGGTTCGGTGACCCACAGCGGGCCCGGCTCGTCCCGGTTGCCGACCGGGTTGGGCAGGATCGCTTCGTGCTCCCACGCGGGTGGGGTGATGAGGTGGACGCCGGCGCGGCGGCGGTCGTGGGTGAGGCCGGTGGAGTGCTCCAGCTGGCCGAGGGGGAGGTGGGTCTTGAGGGCGGAGAGGTAGGCGCCGTTGATGTCGAGGGCGGTGACCTCGTGCCGGCCCGGCGGCAGGTCGTGGCGGGTCCACTTGGGGCGTGCTTCCCAGATCTGGTCCGGGCCGCGGGAGGTCTGCTTGCGGAGGACGTCGGGGATCCAGGGGTGGGCGACGATGTCGTAGCGGGCGCCCTTGCGGGTCTCGTCCAGCAGCCGCATCGCGTCCGGGATCGCCCGCTTCAGCAGAGCGGCGGTCGCGGCGTCGACGTCGCCGTGGTGCTCGGCGAGCGCGCCCTGGACGGACTCGCGGATCAGGTCGGCGGGCCCGGCGGCTTCCTGGAACGCGCGGCGGGCCGGCCCCTGGGAACGCCCGGACGGGCGCGCCGGGGGCTTTCCCGTCTCAGGGGCGGCGGGCCGTACGGGCGTCGTGGCGGGGTTGGCGGGCGGCGTGGCGGTGGTGGCTGCGGTCCGGCAGTCGGCCGGGTCCAGGTGCTGGGCGAAACCCTCCACCTGGTGCCTGGCCGGGTGGCCGCACAGTACGCACGGCTCCGGGGTGGTGAGGGTTTCCACGTCGTCGCCGCTTTCCACGGGGCCGGCGGGCCCCGGTGAGGGGGCGTCGGTCAGGGCCGGGGCCTCGCCGGCCGGTGGGGCGGGTGGTTCGTCGGTGGGTGCGGCCTCGGGTCCGGGGGCGGTTTCCGGTGCGGTCTCGGCAACGAGCTTCGCGGCCAGGCCGTCCAGCAGGTAGGCGTACTTGGTGCGGGTCTCGTCGGCGGGGTCCCGGTCCTTCTCCCATCCGGCGACCGTGCTCGGGCTCACGCCCAGAGCCCGGGCGACCTGAGCCTTCGACAAGCGGGCGTACTCGCGCAGCTCACGCCGCCGCTCCGGTGCCGGGAGCGCGGCCTGCGGGCCGACGGCGGCGAGCAGCGAGTCGATCGCGTCGAAGTCACTCACCGGAGCGGCCCTTCTGCGCGGGGGTGCCGCGGCGGCGGGCGGCGGGCAGTGCCTCGCACGCCCGGGTCGGGCCCGCGAGCAGGTCCAGCGCGGCGATCTGGTAGTGCGCGGCGAGCACGTCGGCGTCACGCAGGCTCCACGAGGTGGCTCCCGCCTGCCGGCGCGAGATCTGTGTCTGCGTCAGCCCCAGCACGGCGGCGACCGCCCGCTGCGACTCCCCCGTCGCCTGCATCAGCGCGGCCACGGTCAGCCGCAGCGATTCCTCCAGACCCAATCCCATGGCCCCACCCTACCTGCACGGGATACGTCACTCGCATTGATGATGCGGTTTTCTAATCAGAAATGCACGGGCGTGGCGTCGTTCGGCAGTCGAAGCGGTGGGCGTAGGGCATGCCGGGGCAGGCGGGGCAGACGAAGAAGTGCATGCCGCCAAGGTCGCCCATGTCCATCTCGTGGCCGATCGCGTCGACGGCCGCGGGGTCGGCTTCGGGGCGCCACGGGGGTTCGTGGCTGCCGGGAGGTGTTCGTCGGCCGGGAGCCGGCGGCCGCTGACCGGTTCGGTGGCGGTGCGCGGGGAGGTACGGGCCCCCTGCGGCGCGTCACCCGCGGTGAGCCTGCTCGACGTCGTGAACGGGCGTGGGCTGCCCGGCTGTGCCGGCGGCGGCTTCGCGCGGGGTGCGGGTGGCCGGTTCGGGGTGGGGGCCCGGGCCGGGGGGTGGGGTGGGTTCGGGCCAGGGGTCGGGGCCGGGTGGGGGTGGTGGCGGGGGCGGCCCGGGTTCGGGCCGCGGTGGTCGCGGGGTCACGGGGTCCGGGTGGCCGGGGCCCGGGCGCGGGGGCGGTGCGGGGCCCGGCCCGGTGCCGGGTGACGGTGTGGGTTCGGGCGGTACCGGGACGGGCGGGGTCCTTTGCCTGTAGACCTCGTACACCTCGTACATCTTGTGCATGGCGTTCAGCGTCCCTCCGGTCCGTACGGCTCGCGGCCGTGCCGGTCACCCCCGCCAAGCTGGCACACCCGCTCTCCAGGGGCCTTCGGTCCGTGCTCCATCCGGACCAGCGCCGATGCGCTGTGTCGGGGGCGTGTTCCGGGGTAGCCGCACACACGTGCCGACACATACGACCGACATCCCCGAGGAGGACACCCATGGGGTACCCGGACACTGCCGGCCAACGGCCGGAGAGCGATGACGTCGTGGCCCTGCTGACGGGTCAGCACCAGGAGATCCGGACGCTGCTCGACGAGGTACTGGAGCGCACCGGCGAGGAGCGGCGGCATGCCTTCCGGCATCTCGTCCACCTGCTCGCGGTGCACGAGACCGCCGAGGAGGAGGTCGTCCACCCCTATGCCCGGCGGGCCGCGGAAGGCGGCGAGCACGTGGTGGCGGACCGGCTCAAGGAGGAGGACGCGGCCAAGCGGTCGCTCAAGCGCCTGGAGGGCCTGGACCCCGACGGGCCCGCCTTCGTCGAGGAGTTCACCTCCCTGCGCGAGGCCGTGCGCGCCCACGCGCGGGCCGAGGAGACGTACGAGTTCACCCGGCTGCTGGAGGCCGGCGATCCCGCCCGGCTCCGGACGCTGGCCAAGGCCGTGCGCGCGGCGGAGGCCGTCGCGCCGACCCGCCCGCACCCGGGGACGGGATCCGCTGCCAAGAACGCCGTGCTCGGCCCGCCGGCCGCCGTGGCGGACCGCGCCCGTGACGCGATGCGCAAGGTGCTGGGCAGGAGCTGAGCCCCCCGGCCCCCGATCGGCGGCCCCGGTCCCGCGGTGGGCCGCCGCGGGTGGGGCACGGTGAGTGCTGAACGGGACGGGAAACGACCGGACATGGCCTCCCGCAAGGCAGGGACGAAGGCCGGGACGTCCGCCGGGCGCCGGCC from Streptomyces albireticuli carries:
- a CDS encoding hemerythrin domain-containing protein, which translates into the protein MGYPDTAGQRPESDDVVALLTGQHQEIRTLLDEVLERTGEERRHAFRHLVHLLAVHETAEEEVVHPYARRAAEGGEHVVADRLKEEDAAKRSLKRLEGLDPDGPAFVEEFTSLREAVRAHARAEETYEFTRLLEAGDPARLRTLAKAVRAAEAVAPTRPHPGTGSAAKNAVLGPPAAVADRARDAMRKVLGRS